A genomic segment from Polyangium mundeleinium encodes:
- a CDS encoding tetratricopeptide repeat protein — MTSPRELWASAGRCWLSNGDEDEALRCFEAAAAWGSLGVLLERKGRFVEAATAYQRAEQWVDAARCFHAAGKWEPAARCLARAELPMRRAWTLVHEMGLLADAEKVIDAAPMRDVAETVSMTLVRARCDVARGDHAAAAKKLREVFPDLAKVSPASGYRCVTEWAVLVGESMRRPDLSALALAAAPRGVEADELWERWSSRVFGEVVPPPFSLHARDEEAGAG, encoded by the coding sequence ATGACGTCGCCGCGGGAATTATGGGCGTCGGCCGGGCGGTGCTGGCTCTCGAACGGGGACGAGGACGAGGCGCTCCGGTGTTTCGAGGCGGCCGCGGCGTGGGGGAGCCTCGGGGTCCTGCTCGAGCGAAAGGGACGGTTTGTTGAGGCGGCAACGGCCTATCAGCGCGCGGAGCAATGGGTGGACGCGGCGCGCTGTTTTCACGCGGCGGGGAAATGGGAGCCGGCCGCGCGTTGCCTGGCGCGGGCGGAGCTGCCGATGCGGCGGGCCTGGACGCTCGTGCACGAGATGGGGCTCCTGGCCGATGCGGAAAAGGTAATCGACGCGGCGCCGATGCGCGACGTGGCCGAGACGGTGTCGATGACGCTCGTGCGTGCGCGTTGTGACGTGGCGCGCGGGGATCACGCGGCGGCGGCGAAGAAGCTGCGCGAGGTGTTTCCGGATCTCGCGAAGGTATCCCCGGCGTCGGGGTATCGGTGCGTCACGGAATGGGCCGTGCTGGTCGGGGAATCGATGCGGCGGCCGGATCTGTCGGCACTCGCGCTCGCCGCTGCACCGCGCGGGGTCGAGGCGGACGAGTTATGGGAGCGCTGGTCGTCCCGGGTGTTCGGAGAGGTGGTGCCGCCGCCATTCTCGCTGCACGCGCGGGATGAGGAGGCGGGCGCCGGATGA
- a CDS encoding AAA family ATPase produces the protein MSYPEATLRTVERLSRLAKELKRQFFLRDEAVDILVLGAVCQEHVLLLGPPGTAKSDLLTRFAEQIDAPRFHYLLTRFTEPAEIFGPLDLPAFQEGRYHVRTEGMLPSATIAFLDEVFQGGSAILNTLLTLVNERVFHNGPVRQRVPLMSLVGASNELPDDPTLKAFADRFALRVLAPPAPDEGLGELLDRGWDLEVERLDAAKRSERGEGTAVVPMLKESAVRGLQYHLAEVKLSEVRPLYEQILRDTRAEGLELSDRRIVKGLRLVAGAALVAGREQAAVEDLWPIKHVWSRPSDAPILRRVVEAQITEAGGAKAPRARGQKYILADLETLEEREGSLRGETAISAHLMALNRLRREVILDHPDGRELRERIEVVVRRVLARLEEA, from the coding sequence GTGAGTTATCCGGAGGCGACCCTTCGGACGGTGGAGCGGCTGTCGCGGCTCGCGAAGGAGCTGAAGCGGCAGTTTTTTCTGCGGGACGAGGCGGTCGACATCCTCGTGCTCGGCGCGGTTTGTCAGGAGCACGTGCTCTTGCTCGGGCCGCCGGGCACGGCGAAGAGTGATCTCTTGACGCGTTTCGCCGAGCAGATCGACGCGCCGCGGTTTCATTACCTGCTCACGCGGTTCACGGAGCCGGCCGAGATTTTCGGGCCGCTGGATCTGCCTGCATTTCAAGAAGGGCGGTACCACGTGCGCACGGAGGGGATGTTGCCTTCGGCGACGATCGCATTCCTCGACGAGGTGTTCCAGGGCGGGAGCGCGATCCTGAATACGCTGCTCACGCTGGTGAACGAGAGGGTGTTTCATAATGGCCCCGTCCGGCAGCGGGTGCCGCTGATGTCGCTCGTCGGGGCCTCGAACGAGCTGCCGGACGATCCGACGCTGAAGGCGTTCGCCGATCGGTTCGCGCTGCGGGTGCTGGCCCCGCCGGCGCCGGACGAGGGGCTCGGAGAATTGCTCGATCGAGGCTGGGACCTGGAAGTGGAGCGGCTCGACGCGGCGAAGAGGAGCGAGCGCGGGGAGGGGACGGCCGTGGTGCCGATGTTGAAGGAATCGGCGGTGCGGGGGCTGCAATATCATCTCGCGGAGGTGAAGCTCTCGGAGGTGCGGCCGCTGTACGAGCAGATCCTGCGAGATACACGGGCCGAGGGGCTGGAGCTTTCGGATCGGCGGATCGTGAAGGGGCTCCGGCTCGTCGCGGGCGCGGCGCTCGTCGCGGGGCGGGAGCAGGCGGCGGTCGAGGATCTGTGGCCGATCAAGCACGTGTGGTCGCGGCCGTCGGACGCTCCGATCCTGCGACGCGTGGTGGAAGCGCAGATCACCGAGGCCGGGGGCGCGAAGGCGCCGCGGGCGCGAGGGCAAAAGTACATTCTCGCGGACCTGGAGACGCTGGAGGAGCGCGAGGGGAGCTTGCGCGGGGAGACGGCGATCTCCGCGCATTTGATGGCGCTCAATCGCCTGCGGCGCGAGGTGATTCTGGATCACCCGGACGGGCGGGAGCTCCGGGAACGAATCGAGGTCGTCGTGCGCCGCGTGCTCGCGCGGCTCGAGGAGGCGTGA